The Kiritimatiellia bacterium genome segment AGGGTATTTTGCGCAAGGACTGCGACGCTGCCGATGTGCTGAAGGCCGCTTTCCCGGCCGGCACTCTTTCCGGCGCGCCCAAAATCCGCGCGATGGAAATAATCAACGAGCTTGAGCCGGGCCCGCGCGGCGTCTACGGCGGCGCGGTCGGTTACGTCGGCTACGACGGCGGCATGGACCTGGCCATAACCATAAGGACGATTGAAGTCCTGAACGGCACGGCTTTCATCCAGGCGGGCGCGGGGCTCGTTTATAATTCAGAGCCGCGGCGCGAATACGAGGAGACGTGCCGCAAGGCGCAGGCGATGAAGGAGGCCGTCATCCTCGCGGCCGGCGGTTTGAGGCTGGAGGCATCCGCGTGAAAGACGCGCACCCGGGCCGGGCAAAACGCCTCCTTGCGGGGGAAACATAAGATGATAGTGATGATTGATAATTACGA includes the following:
- a CDS encoding chorismate-binding protein → GILRKDCDAADVLKAAFPAGTLSGAPKIRAMEIINELEPGPRGVYGGAVGYVGYDGGMDLAITIRTIEVLNGTAFIQAGAGLVYNSEPRREYEETCRKAQAMKEAVILAAGGLRLEASA